The following proteins are co-located in the Eublepharis macularius isolate TG4126 chromosome 5, MPM_Emac_v1.0, whole genome shotgun sequence genome:
- the GPR25 gene encoding probable G-protein coupled receptor 25 encodes MGPAHLEFGSAMIANWSTSIDSFTADYSTVGSDDICLLEDLPYAHIFIPTMNFITFFTGFFGNLYVILLMARKQGSKRLVDTFVLNLAVADLVFVCTLPFWAVSVALGYWCFGEVICKLSSYTISVNRCSSILFLMGMSVERFLVIMKHWDSRSMGTKKTISMSCGCIWMISLLVGIPSLVYRKLIPMKYTSKSLCQDETPSTTFSLVLLILTFLLPLGVILFCYCSIFSKLRGHVSQGKRRNNALKIIFAIIGAFICFWLPFNTFSAFLIFAVSQNMYLSCPEQTALRWGLTTSACLAFTNSCINPIIYVFMDQHFRQQALKYCTSFCNKGGTMQNSALAFSSTESSLLFANKKKFTSVTSNRLEDVKGTGTDVQTSARCLILV; translated from the coding sequence ATGGGACCTGCTCATTTGGAGTTTGGATCAGCAATGATTGCAAACTGGAGCACAAGCATTGACTCATTCACAGCAGACTATTCTACTGTTGGCTCTGATGATATATGCCTGTTGGAAGACCTGCCATATGCTCATATCTTTATACCCACCATGAACTTCATTACTTTCTTCACTGGCTTCTTTGGAAACTTGTACGTGATCCTGCTGATGGCACGAAAACAGGGCAGCAAGAGGCTCGTGGACACGTTTGTCCTCAACTTGGCTGTGGCTGACCTAGTCTTTGTATGTACTTTGCCTTTTTGGGCTGTGTCAGTTGCTCTTGGTTACTGGTGCTTTGGTGAAGTGATATGCAAGCTCAGTAGTTATACCATCTCTGTGAACCGCTGCTCTAGCATTCTGTTCCTGATGGGTATGAGTGTGGAACGCTTCCTTGTGATAATGAAGCACTGGGATTCCAGATCCATGGGAACCAAGAAGACCATAAGCATGAGCTGTGGTTGCATCTGGATGATCTCCCTTCTGGTGGGAATTCCATCTCTGGTTTACAGAAAGTTGATCCCTATGAAATACACCAGCAAGTCTTTGTGCCAGGATGAAACGCCTTCCACCACTTTTAGTCTGGTCTTGCTCATATTGACCTTTCTCCTTCCCTTGGGAGTTATCTTGTTCTGCTACTGCTCTATCTTCTCCAAGCTTCGTGGTCATGTCAGCCAAGGCAAGAGGAGAAACAATGCCCTTAAAATCATCTTTGCTATCATTGGAGCATTCATCTGTTTTTGGCTACCCTTCAACACCTTCAGTGCATTCCTCATTTTTGCTGTGTCCCAGAACATGTATCTTTCTTGCCCTGAAcagactgctctcaggtggggacTCACCACCAGTGCTTGCCTGGCCTTCACAAATAGCTGCATTAACCCTATCATCTATGTCTTTATGGATCAGCATTTTCGACAGCAGGCCCTGAAGTACTGCACTAGTTTTTGCAACAAAGGTGGTACAATGCAAAACTCAGCCCTGGCTTTTTCTTCTACAGAGTCAAGTCTCCTGTTTGCCAACAAGAAGAAGTTTACTTCAGTCACCTCCAATCGGTTGGAAGATGTGAAAGGCACAGGAACAGATGTACAAACCTCTGCCAGATGTCTGATATTGGTCTAG